A window of Megachile rotundata isolate GNS110a chromosome 11, iyMegRotu1, whole genome shotgun sequence genomic DNA:
TATCTGATGATAATCTGTTGAACAATAAACTCAAAAGCGCTCTAATCACATGAGAATACTATAATAAGATTCTGGTATGTATATTGTAATAACGCTATATAATTAagaatttatatacaaataatatattacaaaattaataataaatacatttgaaATCTTATTATAATACAACTGTCTTTTAGTATTGATTCAGGAGTACTTATTGTACAATATTGTACTTAACATGTCATGTCATATTAATTTTTCTAGACAGTAGTTCATTCACTAAAGTCTTCTTCATCACTGAAGTATTGATTTTTCTTATATCTTTTGCCTGATTTTTGAGTTGGTCGATTTTCTTCTTCACATCCTTTACCTGCTGAACGCTGACTATTTTCATATTCCTTCTGTCTTTGCTGAAAtacaaaatgtgaaatatttatgaaatttctatgtaataattattgctattatAGCAATGTAAAAAATTGCAGTACCTCCAGTGCAATTGCAGCACTTAATGTCTCTACTTCTTCTTCCCAATTATCATCACCTAATTCATCTTcactatttttgttaaaatcacTGTTCTGACAACTACTACTAGACTTATGCTTTTTTCTTATTCTGGCCTTTTTTAATGGTGGATTTCTGGGGCCTAATGTATTACTACTGCAATTATATGACAAGTGACCTTCTTCTCCACATTCAAAACATTGAGATTTATCTGGATAATCCCTCCGACGTATAAATTCGGTACTACGTCCATTATCTACTGCTATAGAACTTTTAATTGTACGACCACCTATCTATTAAATCATAATTTATtagaaacattttaaattattataatataagagACACTGCAACTTACTTCTGTGTTATTCAAACTTTTAGCACAAGAAACAGCATCTTCTGGAGTCAGAAATAAGACAAAAGCAACACCTCGACTTCgtcttgtaattttatttttcattatcgtTACTCTGTGGACAAAGAAATACCCTATTTGGCTTAAAAATATTTAGGTTCATAAGATCTAATTTAAACAATAAGTATCTTTATAGAActctaatattttaaattgttactgTTGTTTAAGGATAATTGAAGAAGTTATATTTGTAgacttatattaatttaaagcttTTATTACTTTCAGatacattaatatttgtaaaaaagtacatataatatgataatgtacataaatttataaacaatgcAAAAACTACAAAGTTTATAACTTACTTTACTATTTTTCCATAACTTTGTAACAGTTGATGCAGGTCATTGTTTGTTAACGAAAAaggtaaatttgaaatatatactGTCGATTTACTGGGTACCACACCACCGCTCATTGTTATGTTTCAAACTGGTATTATTATAAagcaatgaaatttatttagcatACTCTGAAAATAAAATCcggaataattttctaaatgtttcattttattagtatttgagaatattgatttgtatataaatttatctataatatttatattttatattttaccaactttttacaattatactttgttttataaaattgtgtttTTATCATTATGCAAAATTAAGTGTAATGTTGATTTACATAATATAGACATTTACTGTACATCttacattgaaaattattttataatatttacaaaacttGGATTTCTACAGTTATTTATAAATACGTACGTTAAACGTCACTcatatttatattatcaattataaattattgttttgttattatatttgtttcaaCGAGAAATAGTATGCAGCTAACTTCAGTAGATTTTTGCAGCTTCTagagaaaataaatattctcaGCCATCTTGCGGTATCCAACGCAAATCACGATACCGCCAAAACTGCGCACACATACAACAGAGCGTGCGTCGCCTTCTCTCTACTAGTCCTACATAATAgttcttttatatattttacataaattaatttctagaATTTCTGTCTCTTGTTTCGAGttctataatttcataatattctGAAGGCATAAGTACGCCTTCATCTAGACTTCCAAGTTCCTCGTCACTGTGTTGTTGGATGGCCTTTATACAATCCACACAAGCGACCGCTGGCTTAATGTTACTCATTCTTCGGTTGCAACGCACACACCGGATCAGATTTGATACATGGTCCTGTTTCACATGATGGTGTGCACCTGTTAGCAGTACACATAAATATActctaattaaatttctattttaacaaTGTCCAAAAATTAGACTTACCTAAATTTTGCCATTGTGATTTGTATTCTGCATTCATTCGGAATAACGAGCAATTGCAGCACATTCTCCTTGATGCgtacatatatttattgttgAAAGTTACTTCTCTGTCCTGCACACACCATGATTTTAGAATAGTTTCAATTCGTCTTcccatttttgaatttgatgCCCTTTAAGCTGATTTCAAATCgaattttgtatttcaaattttgtgtttgaataaaatattgtattgtattttaaattctCCAGGCTGACCAAATCAAGAACTGTAGATATAAGAAGACTCGAAAAATCGTTTTCTTCTTCATACATTTGAGATCTGAGAATCCCGCGAATGAAATTGTTTTCATCATTTGAAGGCATTACGACTTTTTCCTTATGATCTGCGCATGCTCGTTCACGTTGCACAGAATTGTGGGTACTCATGGCTCCGCCTTTCAAACTAAGTGACATCATATCTCGAAAGCGTGCATACACAGTGATCAGAAAGTTTAGGCTATTATTACTTTTCTAGAAACATTGTTTAAATGTTCTTGTCTTTAGAACTTAAAGTATCTCGCGAAATATACACCTTTTTTAATATTAGGTCTGAACCTTTGTTCATAAATGTttgatttcaagaaatttttTAGTACATTCAACAAGTTGAGAACAAATGATTGCTTATTTGAATTTGATTGTTGACAGTCTGACAGAGTCTGACAGTTTTTCGAAGATAAGTCAAATTAATAATGGTTTGGTAAAGTGAAAATATTCTGAAGTTAGTTAGTCTTGCAGTCCGATGTAATTTAAtgcatattataataaattaaataaataaaatcaatgtcaattaaattattttaaaaattgaacatgtgGCGCCATTtttccggcgaacagggtgaattACACGGTTTTGAAACTGCACTTTCATTAGTTCTTATATGCTGTCATTAGATGGCGCCATGTGTGTCGTTTCGGTTCAATTCAATTGGTATAGTtgattttattagtttaattaacaataatatgaattatattacaTTGGGATGCAAGACTAAATAACTTCAAATTGTTTTGACTTCACCAAACTATTATCACCATTCTTAGGTAAATTTTAATTACCCTAAGGGTTTCTGTCTTTCGTACCGCCATCTTGCGGTAGCAAATGATAACTAATCAAATTACAGTTTTAAAagagtgtagttcaccctgttcgccgcaGAGATGGCGCTGCTTTTTCTattttcgtaaaaattcaattaatatcgaTTTTATTGACTAATATgctacatatttattatatatttattaatattgattttatgctgTTTGCAATATATTCTTTGAGTCCAAAGATACGAGTTTTGTGTTTAGAAGAGTTCGCATACTATATTGAATATGGTCGATGATATAGGAAGTGACGCAAGAATggcaataaattttctttcgagTCAAACACCATTCTTACATCTTCTTTTGCAAAAAGgagtttattttcaaaatttagtcAATATCGGAGCATAACAATTTTCTAAAGTTTCGCCAAGATTGTCTTATAACCAACTTAGTATTTTATATAACATCTTGCGGAGAAAGAAGACAGAACTGTAAACCTTATTGGAAGAAGATAAATGGGTAAAACAGACACAGCTGTCGATATTGCGTTTTGTACTATTTACCTGTATCGGACCACAAATCCATGTATCCTTGAGAATAAAACATGTCTTGTTAACTCTACTGcggttatattatatttatgtgtcACGCTGAGTTAATTGTCAAATAATATGCGTACGATAATAATGTTAGTATAATGTGAGATCAGTGGTTCTTTGTTGTGGTAGCTGAGCATACGCCCGCAAAAGGTTAAACTCATCACCCcatattaaattactatatttcatatCTTGTTTACATATTGTATCGTTACGGTATTTCCCTTAGCGAATGGGAAATAAACTTGAATAAACttgaaagtaaaatattattccGTTTCCATGAAGGTTATAATAAgttcttatttataaaagaacgaatgaaatctttgaaataaacgtttattatatgtacagataaaaaaaatatagaatattcgAATCAAGTTTCGAATAGTCGTGAATGGTTCTTCACAGTTGTTCTTCCGAATGGGACTCGAGACAGGTGAACTGTCGTTGCAAGGGCTGAGTGGACGGTCGGAAGGAATCATCCCGGAAACTGGCACTTCTTGCCGGCGCAGTATGACTTCCGTTTGTTTTACGACGAACACTGATGTAGGTCATACACGTATTCATACGACGCAGTAGAGAATGACCTGAACCATGGGGATctgaaatataaacaaaaataatttattaaacaagtaAGTCAACTATGAAAATATTCCTAACTAAATTAGTCCAAAGTATAGTTCTGTATTTTCATGTAAAGGCGACATCTCTTAGCAGGTAATTGTAACATTTTGCTTGATACATTGCATATCTATAATCATTGTTTGGTACATGAAAATGTGTTTAATTCGTGTGTGCATTTCTCAAACTAAATTTAATTGTGTTACAGAATATGAATGTAATGTATAAGTGGAACTAAGGTGAGCATTCAAAATGCAGTTCACTTTAAATTCTAGCATTAGAGTTAAATATAAATGAGAAATCAAATGAAACAGAATATGTGTTATAACAATAAGTATTATGTAACGACGAAGGATTACCTGTTAGGGGAACATCAATAGTGCTagcattgtaattattattatatgctCTATCTGTTCGAAGTATTCGATGCATTCCAGGTAAACGGCCGATGGCGGTTATAAAGCCAGTACGAAATCTGGCGTTCATCCAGCAATAAATCACTGGATTGTAACAGGAGTGTGACATAGCCAGCCAATGAAGGGCCATCCATATCAAAGGAAGTCCAGACCAATTGCTTAAAGCTTCGTTGTTATCTATTATTAACTGAAACCAAGGGCAATTGAATCCTTCATTAACGTTAATTGTAATCTCTGATTATCGACGATATGGTTCAATTAAATATCCGAGGAAAAGTAGAAGATACTTTAAAGCAATTTCAAATCTTGAGATAGGGTTACGTTTGATCCTGTTATAGTTaacctatattttcaaatatataattagACAAATGCACAGAATAATAGTACACGCATctttatatatatgtgtattttttttaatttcttcggatatttatattttagaaatataaaatgtaattagtTTATGTTTGTATGTCGATATAattgtatacaattattttatatgtttttatgtAGTTATAATTGTATGTAactattcaattatatttttacatagatATATTTGTATGTAATTATACTATATGTTGCTGCATACATATAATTGTAtgtaattgttttattatatttttatatagatataattgtgtataattattttatatgtttttatgtAGTTATAATTTTAGTgattattctattatatttttatatagatataattttatgtaattatacTATATGTTGCTGCATACATATAATTGTAtgtaattgttttattatatttttatgtagatatagttgtgtataattattttatatgtttttatgtAGTTATAAttgtatgtaattattttatatgtttttatatagatataattttaagtaattataCTACATGTTAATGTGCACATATAAttctgtataattattctataTGTTTTTATGTAGATATAATTGTATAGAAATTGCATAGATAGATATTATAAACGACACAAAATAGAATATACTAGTGTTAGTATTCAATTGttaaatagaaatttgtaataaaatcttCTGAAATACAATTTCATTGTTGTTCTCATCGCCATTATAGAGATTTATGACGTGGATCCGAGAACATCGTTTATCCTTTAAAGACATCAACGCGTAATTGTCTCTTTCAgctattaattactgtacgtgATTCATAGCGAGTTTCCCTCTTCATTCTTTTCTCCTTCATAAGCAGCGAAAAACGCGGGATAAAAAGGGAGATTATATGTTTTCACATTATAATAAAGGGAACATTGAAAGTATTGAAAGGAAAACTTCATTaactaacagtaataaatttaaaagatcACGCCTTTTAAAAccattaatattaattcataaTACGATACTTTTGaaagtacaatattaattaaatgcataatatttttgaaattgaaatattaattaaagacACAAATATTCCTGttgattaattataaatacaaaattataaatataaaactataaaataatagatataaataaaaaatacaattctttctgattctaactcaaatttttggtgaaattgttaaaataatttattaaaataatgaacatGCGATAATTGTATTTACGTTGAATTCTGTATTGATTTCTTCACTCTCAATTTATTATGAAACGATTCGATTGCAGCTCACTGTTTTTAATTAAGCACAATATATTGCAAGTTGCATGAATTAAAATCAGCAGGTATTTAATGAAGCGCGTGATTAATACCGTGAAATTGTGTATCGACCAAAAAATTCTTGCTGTGGTTTTTTTTGTTattgaaagtaaaatatttggTGTATGAAATCACTTACCATCAATATGTTGTATGGTAACCAACAGATAGTGAATACTATTACAACAGTTACTATCATTTTCACCATCTGAAACAAACAGGATATGCTGAATAAAATTACTAGTTTAGGTTGTTCTTAACTAGTACATTATTActagtttattaaaatattatattatttgttgTGTCAAGAGTGTTGAAATGTTTATAGGCTACAATAAGAATATTTTGAACTTTGTGTGCAAATTtgctgatttgaaaattttaggatttcggtttttgaaaatttttcaagttggtgaatcattttatttattgatttttattacaagtttattgatatttactaaatacatttaataatttttattcctttttattaattttcaataaatgcatttattgtcttttattaatttttaataaatacactTATTGTCTTTCattgttttttaataaatgcatttatttgttttaattattttccattaatttttattaaacgcaTTCACTGATTTTAATTGtcttttattgatttttatcgatattaattaaaaacaatcgaataattatttataagataacATGTCATTTTATGTtacgtatatttttattacacaagTAATTACAAGTCGAATGTTAAATGAGAAGTGATAATTCTTCATTTAAAGTCaatgaataattcaaataatcattCAGGTAGGGTCAAAGGATTGACAGTCTGTATTCCATAACAAAGCAAATTATTCGAAGTCGATTAAAAATGCATTAACAtctgaataataatattaaaattatgaacttttgaaattcataaaagtTTCGTTATTAAAGTTCTgtgttaaaatgaaattttttaattttatgtgaatttattaatatgaatttaagaaattctaaaatggaaaaatttgataaatcaaaaaattctaaaacaaatttgaaaaattctacaatatgaaattagaaaattctgaaactcaaatcaattaaatcaatttgaaactttaactattaaacttaatatgaatttaagaatttctaaaatggaaaaaatttaataaatcaaaaaattctgaaacaaatttgaaaaattctacaacataaaatttattattaattttgaaattcaaatcaattaaaacaatttgaaactttaactattaaacttaatatgaattttaaaaattctaaaatgggaaaaaatttaataaatcaaaaaattctaaaacaaatttgaaaaattctacaacatgaaattaaaaaattctgaaactcaaaTCAGTTAACTTGAAACTCAACAAAAACTTGAACGAGTtaagaaaattctgaaattgaaccaaatttagaagattctgatattaaaataatttaaaggaAATTCCAAAAAATAACCCAATtcaaaatattctgaaatttcaattgCGCAGATGAACTGTTATAATTTTTATCTCGGTATGTTCATACCTTTGTTTCTTGCTAATAATAACCATTGAAGGAGGAAAAATATGAGATAAACGTGACTGACCAAAATACGGTGAATGCATACTTTAAACGGGAAACTCTATATTTCTTTTTACGTAAAGGAAAACACGTTGGTTATTACGATTAATATTTTGCGGTCTGCTTAGTGCGAGCTCTATTCACTGTGCGACGAGCAAATACAAGATGGTTGGCAAACATAATATGCATCGCGTATTACGAATAAAATGGTTTCTACGAGGAAATTTACCGCGCAGAAGGATAACCGCAGAGAAATTCAGGTAACTGCATTTTAAAAATGCAGCTGACAGCATTTGGAATAGCATTTAATAGATGcgatgtacagggtgttccagGTAACTTGAGTATCTTGGATAGCTTGCTTATTTTGGTCAAACGGACATGTGGTGATTAGGACATTTTTTCAAGGTTATTTTTCTggagatttcaaggtcattaaaGTTTCTTTGAAcggaataatatatttttattatcgcATGATAAGTAAGGTCATGGTGAATTCAATGACTTAATACTAATTGTAAGACTTTCACTTGAAGCAGAAAGAATAAATGAAGAGTAGATAATTGATGAAAAAGGTAAAATTTTAACTCTTCCACTTCTCAATgtctcattttttcaatttttcgatttttcaatttttcaatttttcaatttttcaatttttcaatttttcaatttttcaatttttcaatttttcaatttttcgatttttcaattttttgatttttcaatttttcgatttttcaatttttcgatttttcgatttttcaatttttcgattcttcaattcttcaattcttcaattctataaatttgctcaacttttcttaatttgtttcttaattttgttttcttcaattttcttaatttgcTCAATTTTCTCGATCTTCCCGAATTTCttagttttcttaattttcttatttttctcagttttataacttttatcaattttttccgGGTTCTCAATATTCtcatttttctcaattttctcaattttctcaattttctcagctttttccattttctcaagtttctcaaccTTATCAATCTTATCAATCTTCCCAATCTTGTCAATcatgtcaattttgtcaatcttgtcaattttatcaattatatcaattctatcaattttctcaattaaaaagagcaaattttttattaatacaagaACATTGTCCtaaattgtctcaaaatttcgGAGATTTTCGAAAATACATTAGTAGTGTAAAACAAAGAAGCCTGAGAAACAGAGCATACAATGGGcaagaaaaatatacaattttatttacaaagattGATGGCAAAAGTCATCATCTACGATTCGTTGTTCAGATTTATCATTTTCTATTTATGGGGGTGGTGATTTATAAAGCACTCTGAAAGCACTCACGAAATCTGTGAACCAATTCAATTACCTATGAAATATTCGCGAAATACGAAAACAAGGATCACATTAGAGTCTGGCGTAAAGGTCCAGAAAAAAATGATATGTTTCATTTCTTGGTAAGGACACTTGAAG
This region includes:
- the LOC100880823 gene encoding zinc finger CCHC-type and RNA-binding motif-containing protein 1, with the translated sequence MSGGVVPSKSTVYISNLPFSLTNNDLHQLLQSYGKIVKVTIMKNKITRRSRGVAFVLFLTPEDAVSCAKSLNNTEIGGRTIKSSIAVDNGRSTEFIRRRDYPDKSQCFECGEEGHLSYNCSSNTLGPRNPPLKKARIRKKHKSSSSCQNSDFNKNSEDELGDDNWEEEVETLSAAIALEQRQKEYENSQRSAGKGCEEENRPTQKSGKRYKKNQYFSDEEDFSE